A stretch of the Bdellovibrio sp. 22V genome encodes the following:
- a CDS encoding type ISP restriction/modification enzyme: MEDAAFRTYISEVQKHFKSGVATEHTYRPALIQFLKEISSEEFEITNEPRRVNCGAPDILLSESGLPLGHIETKDLGADLDDLEESEQIVRYKKALPNLIVTNYLEFRWYVEGSLRDRFSIAELKNKKLMQSKEMIEDSKSVLDAFLRVRLPIITSSSALATRMAGLAQLIRYGIKKALKDADKGGNLFHQLSSFRTILLPTLDEDEFSDLYAQTLPYGLFTARLNMTNSILQRETASYAIPRSNPFLRRIFLNLAGPDLEDRVVWVVEDLVNLMNRVDFNALAEDFRQGQNTADPIIHFYETFLNAYDSDSRKSRGVYYTPVPIVNFIVRSVDQLLKEKFEIIDGLADDTKLTLVQNETPKEYHRVTILDPATGTGTFLNESFKFLKKQFEGNEGLWPDYLKKNVIPRFFGFEFLMTPYILAHMKLGIETEVFSQEASEEERLNIYLTNTLDEPKATGQLFPFARWLSEEATAANAVKKSAPVMVVMGNPPYAVSSQNRSDWINELIKDYKTGLNEKKLNLDDDYIKFIKFAQWRIEQTGQGAIAMITNHSFIEGITHRRMRESLLESFDEIYVFDLHGNSVKATETPDGRKDENVFEIKQGVSINLLVRNGTKTGKYGRVFHHEAWGSKQEKYDYLDANSWKSIEWTPIELDEKYFFFVPTTHDSESDYTKFPSVDEIFVVGSSGIQTKRDPLFVDDSAEALAERWEEILEDPTDASLHDRFPLYESPGWSVKKLEDLEYSRENIRPYWFRPFDRRYIYYDPQALGRARDKVMRHFLNENLGVVTYRQTVDDGFRHVSFVNGLADINLVTNHHVSDRIYPGFLYEYWDLSEDEAQLLDPKFNENGHAERVPNISAKFAKVLRTAIGVELVNDTTGADTTCGVADVMNYVFAVLNSSEYRSLYWDWLKIEFPRIPLPKDRETFWKIVEFGRALTDLVSLRDVVGRAQYIGKFPIEGSGKIQKVSYEENRIYINKKQYFEGVPASVWQYSVGGYQVCEKWLKERKSLALTSDSIRDFQKVLTHINLVVEKVSALDSMLSELGGWQSISFAGYMEANEPPQIFNDTSIQTHIRDRLGLGCLIVDAHEKQRLGRVKLAKVFYLLDQSSPLDLKTEYYREAAGPVALQAIYGKSFGIEALGVKEGLFKTSETKLRKNKKLITYSKADKISLGSNYIRQRLGKSWDEVHSKLEILTNLNSIQTEIVATLFACWNDLLLQKQNPTDDQIVAEFRDKWSERKKLFPPERLRKALLWMRQNGFVPEGKGSRTRIRF, from the coding sequence ATGGAAGATGCAGCATTTCGCACCTACATTTCAGAGGTTCAGAAACACTTTAAGTCTGGTGTTGCAACTGAACACACATACAGACCAGCACTAATTCAGTTCCTTAAAGAGATCTCAAGCGAGGAATTTGAAATTACAAATGAGCCTCGACGAGTTAACTGTGGGGCGCCGGACATTCTCTTGTCAGAAAGTGGTTTGCCGCTCGGGCACATTGAAACCAAAGACTTGGGCGCGGATTTAGACGATCTAGAAGAATCAGAACAGATTGTTCGATACAAAAAGGCGCTGCCAAATCTCATCGTCACTAACTACTTAGAGTTCCGATGGTATGTAGAGGGCTCTCTTAGAGACAGATTTAGTATCGCAGAACTCAAAAACAAAAAGTTGATGCAAAGCAAAGAAATGATTGAGGACTCAAAGTCCGTCCTCGATGCCTTTCTAAGAGTTCGATTGCCCATCATCACATCCTCGTCGGCACTTGCAACGCGGATGGCAGGTCTGGCTCAGCTAATTCGGTATGGCATTAAAAAGGCTCTTAAAGACGCAGATAAAGGAGGAAACTTATTCCATCAGCTTTCAAGCTTCAGAACAATCTTGTTACCTACTTTGGATGAAGATGAGTTTTCTGATCTCTATGCACAAACGCTTCCATACGGACTTTTTACTGCTCGCCTAAACATGACGAACAGTATTTTGCAGAGAGAAACCGCTTCCTACGCAATACCGAGAAGTAATCCATTTTTGAGGCGAATTTTCTTAAACCTTGCGGGACCCGATCTTGAGGACCGCGTAGTCTGGGTTGTCGAAGACCTTGTCAACCTAATGAACCGAGTAGACTTCAATGCACTGGCTGAAGATTTTCGCCAGGGGCAAAATACTGCTGATCCAATCATTCACTTCTACGAAACCTTCCTAAATGCTTACGACTCTGACTCACGAAAGAGCCGTGGTGTTTACTACACTCCCGTTCCTATCGTTAACTTCATCGTGAGAAGTGTCGACCAGCTACTAAAGGAAAAATTCGAAATAATTGATGGCCTTGCTGACGACACAAAGCTGACACTTGTTCAGAACGAAACGCCGAAAGAGTATCATCGCGTTACAATTCTCGATCCTGCGACCGGGACTGGAACATTTTTGAATGAGTCGTTCAAATTTTTAAAAAAGCAATTTGAAGGTAACGAGGGCCTCTGGCCAGACTATCTGAAGAAGAACGTGATACCTAGGTTCTTCGGATTTGAGTTCTTAATGACACCGTATATTCTGGCACATATGAAGCTGGGAATCGAAACAGAGGTGTTCTCACAAGAAGCTTCAGAAGAAGAGCGATTAAATATCTATCTGACTAATACTCTTGATGAGCCCAAAGCCACGGGTCAGTTGTTCCCTTTTGCAAGATGGTTGTCCGAAGAGGCTACCGCCGCAAACGCAGTGAAGAAGAGTGCTCCTGTTATGGTCGTAATGGGTAACCCTCCCTACGCAGTAAGCTCTCAAAACAGAAGCGATTGGATTAACGAGCTCATTAAGGACTATAAAACCGGCTTAAACGAAAAAAAATTGAATTTGGACGACGACTACATCAAATTCATTAAGTTTGCGCAATGGCGAATTGAACAGACGGGCCAAGGCGCAATCGCAATGATCACAAACCACAGTTTTATTGAGGGAATCACGCATCGGAGAATGAGAGAGAGCTTGCTAGAGTCATTCGATGAGATCTACGTCTTTGACCTACATGGGAATTCAGTTAAAGCCACCGAAACTCCTGACGGTAGAAAAGACGAAAACGTATTCGAGATTAAGCAAGGTGTTTCAATAAATTTGTTGGTCAGAAACGGTACTAAAACAGGAAAGTACGGTCGAGTCTTTCATCACGAAGCCTGGGGTAGTAAACAAGAGAAATACGATTATTTGGATGCAAATAGCTGGAAGTCTATTGAGTGGACACCGATTGAGCTGGACGAAAAGTATTTCTTTTTTGTACCAACCACGCATGATAGCGAAAGCGACTACACTAAATTTCCTTCTGTAGATGAAATATTCGTGGTGGGTAGTTCTGGTATTCAAACTAAGCGAGATCCGCTCTTTGTAGATGACTCAGCGGAAGCACTTGCGGAACGGTGGGAAGAGATTTTAGAAGATCCCACTGACGCTTCATTGCATGATCGTTTTCCGCTCTATGAGTCACCAGGTTGGTCGGTTAAAAAACTGGAGGACCTCGAATACTCCAGAGAGAATATCCGTCCGTATTGGTTTCGGCCGTTTGACAGAAGGTATATTTATTACGACCCGCAAGCGCTTGGAAGGGCTCGGGACAAAGTCATGAGGCACTTCCTAAATGAAAATCTTGGGGTAGTAACTTATAGACAAACAGTAGACGACGGATTTCGCCACGTTTCGTTTGTCAACGGCTTGGCAGACATCAACTTGGTAACCAATCATCACGTGTCAGACAGAATTTATCCGGGATTTCTTTATGAGTATTGGGATCTTTCCGAGGACGAAGCTCAATTGTTAGATCCGAAATTCAATGAAAATGGGCATGCCGAGCGAGTACCGAACATAAGTGCAAAATTCGCGAAGGTCTTAAGAACCGCGATAGGTGTTGAGCTTGTAAATGATACGACCGGCGCTGATACAACCTGCGGGGTCGCTGATGTAATGAATTATGTATTCGCTGTTCTAAATTCTAGCGAGTACCGCTCCCTCTACTGGGATTGGTTGAAAATTGAGTTTCCTAGAATTCCTCTCCCTAAAGACAGGGAAACATTCTGGAAGATAGTTGAGTTTGGTCGAGCGTTAACTGATTTGGTAAGTCTTCGAGACGTCGTCGGACGTGCACAATACATTGGAAAATTTCCGATTGAGGGCAGCGGGAAAATTCAAAAAGTGTCATATGAGGAAAACAGAATCTACATCAACAAAAAGCAGTACTTTGAAGGGGTCCCAGCAAGTGTCTGGCAGTATTCAGTCGGGGGATATCAAGTTTGCGAAAAATGGCTCAAGGAAAGAAAGTCTTTGGCCCTGACCAGCGACTCCATTAGGGACTTTCAAAAAGTGCTAACTCATATAAATCTTGTTGTAGAGAAAGTCAGCGCCTTAGATTCGATGCTCAGTGAGCTTGGAGGGTGGCAATCGATTAGCTTCGCTGGTTATATGGAAGCCAATGAGCCGCCTCAAATCTTTAATGACACTTCTATTCAGACTCACATTAGAGACCGTCTGGGGCTCGGTTGTCTAATTGTTGATGCGCATGAGAAACAAAGGCTAGGCCGGGTAAAGCTCGCAAAAGTATTTTATCTACTGGATCAATCATCACCATTGGACTTGAAGACAGAATACTACAGAGAGGCAGCGGGTCCTGTTGCCTTGCAGGCGATTTACGGCAAATCTTTTGGAATAGAAGCATTGGGTGTCAAAGAAGGCTTATTTAAAACTTCTGAAACAAAACTTCGAAAAAATAAAAAACTAATCACCTACAGTAAGGCAGACAAAATCTCTTTAGGTTCAAACTATATTAGGCAAAGACTAGGAAAGTCTTGGGACGAGGTACATTCCAAACTTGAAATTCTCACAAACTTAAATTCGATTCAGACGGAAATAGTAGCGACACTCTTTGCTTGTTGGAATGATCTGCTTCTGCAAAAGCAAAATCCGACCGATGATCAGATCGTGGCAGAGTTTAGGGACAAATGGAGTGAACGAAAAAAGCTATTCCCGCCGGAAAGACTAAGGAAGGCTCTTCTTTGGA